The DNA sequence ATACATTGACCGACGACGCTTAGTACGTCTCTTTTAACTATACGATCATGTACAACACCAGGGGTCGATCGTCGGCTGTTCCGTAGTTAAGTTACAAGTTTTCATACAACTGTTATGTCAGCACTATTTGTTGTCTTTTGTTCAATAAGAGATCATGCAGTATTCGGAAACTCATCGACACTAtttgttgtgtattttgttcaATTAGTGATCGTGCAGGGTTCGGTAGCTCTTCGACAAGATTTGTTACGTCTCTCGTTCAAGTGATCGTGTAGTGTTTGAAAACTTATCGGCACAATTTGTTGTCTTTTGTTCAAAAACGTGATCGTGAAGTATTCGATAACTTATCGGTGCTATTTGTTACGTCTTGTTCAAGTGATCGTGCAGTGACACTCGTCGGTATGTCTTAATCGATAGGTAATCGCCCAGTTTTTTACCTCTGCGTATGGGTCGGGGAAGTCAAATTCATTAAGGCACTGTTCTCTTGTGTCCAGCAGACTATGAACGGTGAGGGCGCCAAACGCGCtacgaaaacaaacacagaacTGTGTGTTAAAACTGTTTACTTGATAACCGATGACATCAAAACGGGAGATGGTAATCATTCTATAAGCGACTGATTAAAAGTCAAACAGGGAAGGGGGGATCACCAAGGTGGAGAGCAAATAGATTCCACATCCAAATGATCAGGAGAGGATACAAGTAGAGGGAAATGATGAGGAACTTCTCTTTGTGATATCCAATTGGCTGATGACACAGCACTTTTTTTCTATAGCGATGACGGCCGCAAAGAATTCTGTTTACTTGTTTCCATATCAAGTAGATCGACTCTTACCAAGGTTGCCGATACAGTGTcaaaagcctatttttgtatttagtACGAAACTTCTCGGCTCGCTCATGCACATCTGGGGAATTCCGCTGACTCCAAATCGCTCGCTCAACAACCTAAACAATTAGACAGACGCAACAAGTTTGATCAATTGAAAGCAAATAGATCTTAGCTATAACTCGTGGCCCAGTCAACTTTGCAAAGGATATCAAACGGTTCAGTCGTTAAAAATTCAGCTTCAATAAACGCATACAAGCATTGCTAGCCCCTGAGAGCGCTTTCTTTACTTTATGTTACTTGGCGATCGGGAGCTGCTCGTGTTGCTGTCGGGAACACTTCGTGATACGATCAAGAGTAGTTTCTGATGATTTCAGGTGTACTTCGTAATCTGATCAGGAACGAAGCATGTTGCCGGAAATTAATCATGACCTTATCGGGAGTAGCTAGTGATGGCATCGGGAGTATACTATACGTCATTTTAGCTACACATGTCGTTGGCATTATTGCCTTGTATCTTTCCACTATTAGGCCAGTTTTAGAATACTGCGCGCCTGTTTTCCACAATGCCCTCCCAGCATATCTCAGTGACGAGATCGAGAGAGTGAAGAAAAGAGTAATGTCCATTGTGTCACCACAAGCTAACTACCAGGACTGCCTTGCCAGCTATGGCTTACAGACTTTGAAGGACAGACGGGGCGAACTCTGTCTTAATCTGTTCTCGTCTATTTCCACCTGCCCTAACCATAAGCTAGCGAACATCTTACCACCTAAGAACCAGTGTAGTTATAGTCTTAAACAATCCAGAACATTCTCAATTCCGCGCTGCCGAACCGAACGTTTTAGGCGATCTTTCATCCCGGCCATGGCATCCAGTTGCACCACTAAATTTAACGTATAAGCCTAACTGAACATATCATATTCGCTCATTTTATAGTATATAGCTTTCCTCTTATCATAGTCGCATTTTAGTCTATTACCTGtaatatacatacatatagttatatttttatttatttttttttttatttttactcgATGTAAATTGCGCAATTCAGTGTTTTTTTAGCTGCCATGCAATCTTTTTGAAAtaaactatctatctatctatctatctggAAGTTATTCGTGATTTGATCGGGAGCAGCGTATGATGTTGACGGAAGTACTTCGTGTTATGATCGGAGCCAAGGTTCAAAAGTTTTTACCTTATCGAGGGCCGCGCCGAAGCAGTCTAACCAGTACTGCCGGGCGGCGGCGTCTGCGGTCAAATCCTCGGTATCGGGTAGATAATCCCCCGGAGATGCAAGAAGAGGAAAGGGAACGAGCTGGCAGGGAATTTGGTCAATCTCGAGAACGTCGCACTGGGGAACAAAAACGTGCGAGATAATTTTGTCAAGCATGGGAAAGCAAGACTGTTTGTGGTCTTGcgacaccccccccccccccctagaatGTCGCTCACCTGCATATTCTCTGGCGTTGCAGATCGTTTGGTCGGGGGAGCCTCGGGCAAGCCCGAGCTACCTGCATagttttctccccaggtcaacaGTCGAAAGGGAAGGTTCTCTGcggaagaaaaaatattttaccaATCGTCTCACAGTGGCATTAATTTTATAGGTTTTTTTTCACTGGGGGTAGGAACCACAGCCGCTGGGgcagtaaacaaaaaaaatacagaaattccatttttttttattggtgtACCATATACTCAGAATCCATAAGATGTAATAGAACTCCACAATATTAACACTATGTGGAAAAGTTTTGAATGGCAAGACTTATTGAAAGCTAAGAGCGGTAACGTTAAGGGAAAGGGGGCCCGAAAACCCATCCTTCAAAGAGTAGAGCGTCATAGTATGTTATCATAGCCGGCACTCGTGACATCATAGACCGTTCTTGTGGAGGATGGAATAGTAATGATGTCCTTAATGAAATCATAGTGATGTGTTGACGTCTTACCGTCTTCCTCGGCCCCCTTGAGAAAGGCACCAATGGCCCCGAGGTACCCTTCATGTCGAAGGAACAGCGCCTGCTGACTGCCCTGAGGTAAAAACAATACCAACTGTGTGAGGGGTATTGTCCAGTTGTGCTACAACCCTTTTTTAAGACCGTACCGAGTAATAAAAGAACTTGAGGGATTCGGAAAAGCTAAGCAAAATTAAATAGCAGACATTCATAAACATACTAGAAAAGCCCATCTGTATTTAGAGTCCAAACACTTTTCCAAGTATagtataaaaaataatgattatAGAACACAAAACCACCATTCTCACCTTAGACCAGTAGTTGATGCCGTATGTAATGGTGTGCATGGTCGCAGGAATGCCACGGATGAAGAATCCGCTAAAGAAAATTCGCTTGATGTTGTAAAGCCGAGCGTGAAGGGACGCGATCTGTGTGGAAGGTGGGAACatcataaaaacataaataccgacatcatcattttcttcatcatcatcgccatcattgttatcatcattatcatctttgTCTTTATTACAACAAAACCCACCATCCCCACCTCCATCATCAACGTCATAGCAATCATCCTCAAACATCATCCATATCATTGCAATATTTTTTCCATACAACAAAAAACACTATTACcatcagcaccaccattataaCCGTCAACAtcgtcatcttcatcatcatccccATGATCATTATTGCCATcctaataatgatgatatccTTCTTTATCATCAACGccaccatcatcttcatcaccatcaaccacctgAAAAGAAGGCAAAAGCTCATCTTCTTTAAAGCACAATTTGCACCATCCAAACTGTTACCTGAGCAATGTCATTACTGATCATGAGCAGCAGACACTTGGCAATATCACTCTCACCAAAATTGTGAGCTACAAAGATATAAATATAAACGTTACGAGAAGATCAAAGAAATTAGAAATGAAATGGAAATAAGCAACAACGCAACATACATATTATTCGAATAACAACGTCATATCATCCATAATTCTTCAAGTATACATTATATTATATGCATGACTTATGATAACTTGCGAGGCCTCCTTCACCCCTTatacattttaaaattctatGCTAATCTGCCAAATACTTTACACCGTGGCCACTAATGCATCAACGGTCTGCAAATGTGCTTACCCGTTACTAGTAAATTACATAACAGGGTTTTGGTCATTGGTATATTTAAGTATTGGGTAGTATTGTGTGTAAAGTGTTTCTTGTGTACTCCTGAGGCTCAGGGAATCGGGTGAGAGATCCACACATCATCAAAAGTAAACAAAACGTTGTATTGCATTGAATATTACCATCTTGTCCGTCTCTAAAAGAGCGCATAGCTTTTCCAAAACTACAAGCCGTCAAATCTCCAGGCAGTCCCATTTCAGTGTAAGCACCGCCATAAATGTCCCTCACCTATGgtaagaataaataaaaagcagCAAATTTCGATAAATTAGCTAGAGAATTTCACATCTTTCAGAATAACACATTTCTTCCACTCTTACTTGCTTGCCTTTTAATACAGTCGAGGTGCCAAAGAGTCAAAATGTTATTGCTTGAATGAGAACTGACTTAGTTTAATATAATTGTGCTTTGTTCGAATTCCATACCAGGACATCCTCATCCCTTTGTGCTAGCACAGTCTTTATATTTTAGTCTCAGGTGCAGCACTTTTTGGGAGAAATGGTATCCTAACTAAAAGACAACCTTTAAACAGCCTTTGAGGCAGCATTGTGTTTAACAGGGGCAAATCTACAGAAGGGGCTGTTGGTGTCGCAACCCACTGTTTAAGAgtgaaaaaatgtgaaaagaGTCATCTCATTTTTATGCCACACAAAAGGAAACTTTATGCTGCAACCCCTTCCGAACAAAGCCTGCATCTGCCCCTAGGTGTGTTGTCTGGAATGAAAGAGTACAGTCTTACCAACATGTCCACGTTCTTGTGCTGTCCTTTGGTTGCTAATTCTAATAACTCATCAAATCCCTTCAACAGACAAAAGAAGATAACAAGACCATACTAACACATTTACTTTTTACCAGCACTCAAAACCCCTTTCATTATTCACAGCCAAAACTTCTACATAGCTCTCATATCAAATACATTTTGTTGGGGTGAGAAGTCTCATTTTGAGTAAGAgaataattttataaaaaataatgctGTCTAAAAACTAGAATGATTGCACCAAAATTGGATACTATTATTCATCGACTATCATTAACCTGAAATATAGCCACCAGCATACATTTAGTAATGTGTTATGTACCTTTGCACTTGTCAGAAGAGAACCAAGGCCCCAGAATGTCCCCCCACCAGTACTTGTCCCTCCAATCCTCTCAAACTTGTCCTTGGCATCAACCTGGGGGCAGATGTATAAGTAGGTAAGTATGTAAGTAGGTAAGCAGGTAAGTAGGTAAGTAGGTAAGTAGGTAAGTATGTAAGTAGGTAAGTAGGTAAGTATGTAAGTTGGTAAGTATGTAAGTAGGTAAGTATGTAAGCAGGTAAGTAGGTAAGTATGTAAGCAGGTAAGTATGTAAGCAGGTAAGTATGTAAGTAGGTAATGTAAGTAGGTAATGTAAGTAGGTAATGTAAGTAGGTAATGTAAGAAGGAAAGTATGTAAGCAGGTAAGTATGTAAGTAGGTAAGTATGTAAGTAGGTAATGTAAGTGGGTAAGTATGTAAGTAGGTAAGTATGTAAGCAGGTAAGTATGTAAGTAGGTAAGTATGTAAGTAGGTAAGTATGTAAGTAGGTAAGTATGTAAGTAGGTAAGTAGGTAAGTAGGTAAGTATGGAAGCAGGTAAGTATGTAAGTAGGTAAGTATGTAAGCAGGTAAGTATGTAAGCAAGTAAGTATGTAAGCAGGTAAGTATGTAAGTAGGTAATGTAAGTAGGTAATGTAAGTAGGTAATGTAAGTAGGAAAGTATGTAAGCAGGTAAGTATGTAAGTAGGTAAGTAGGTAAGTATGTAAGTAGGTAATGTAAGTGGGTAAGTATGTAAGTAGGTAAGTATGTAAGCAGGTAAGTATGTAAGTAGGTAAGTATGTAAGTAGGTAAGTATGTAAGTAGGTAAGTATGTAAGTAGGTAAGTAGGTAAGTAGGTAAGTATGGAAGCAGGTAAGTATGTAAGTAGGTAAGTAGGTAAGCAGGTAAGTATGTAAGTAGGTAAGTATGTAAGTATGTAAGTAGGTAAGTATGTAAGTAGGTAAGTATGTAAGTTGGTAAGTATGTAAGTAGGTAAGTATGTAAGTATGTAAGCAGGTAAGTAGGTAAGTATATAAGCAGGTAGGTATGTAAGTAGGTAATGTTAGTAGGTAATGTAAGTAGGAAAGTATGTAAGCAGGTAAGTATGTAAGTAGGTAAGTATGTGAGCAGGTAAGTATGTAAGTAGGTAAGTATGTAAGTAGGTATGTACGTAGGTAAGTATGTAAGTAGGTAAGTATGGAAGCAGGTAAGTATGTAAGTAGGTAAGTAGGTAAGCAGGTAAGTATGTAAGTAGGTAAGTATGTAAGTATGTAAGTAGGTAAGTATGTAAGTAGGTAAGTATGTAAGTTGGTAAGTATGTAAGTAGGTAAGTATGTAAGTATGTAAGCAGGTAAGTAGGTAAGTATATAAGCAGGTAGGTATGTAAGTAGGTAATGTTAGTAGGTAATGTAAGTAGGAAAGTATGTAAGCAGGTAAGTATGTAAGTAGGTAAGTATGTGAGCAGGTAAGTATGTAAGTAGGTAAGTATGTAAGTAGGTATGTACGTAGGTAAGTATGTAAGTAGGTAAGTATGTCATTAGGTAAGTATATAAGTAGGTAAATgtgtaagtaagtaagtatgTCAGTAGGTA is a window from the Nematostella vectensis chromosome 9, jaNemVect1.1, whole genome shotgun sequence genome containing:
- the LOC116601925 gene encoding 4'-phosphopantetheine phosphatase-like isoform X3 encodes the protein MDSDGDSTCASEYARSIDLPNVFRNIKNAKRFAVDIGGSLAKVAYMSEVHHIRKRHQSFSLKKDDDSNVEEEVRKSNGNGNDGSPIYEILDQPECGVRLHFVKFETKYIEACIDFIRETANTTDDLGGIIKATGGGAFKYKDLLTTKLGVRVDKEDEMQCLLRGCNFVLSSLPHETFEFRRDEDPQYLFHHLDASEIFPYLLVNIGSGVSIVKVDAKDKFERIGGTSTGGGTFWGLGSLLTSAKGFDELLELATKGQHKNVDMLVRDIYGGAYTEMGLPGDLTACSFGKAMRSFRDGQDAHNFGESDIAKCLLLMISNDIAQIASLHARLYNIKRIFFSGFFIRGIPATMHTITYGINYWSKGSQQALFLRHEGYLGAIGAFLKGAEEDENLPFRLLTWGENYAGSSGLPEAPPTKRSATPENMQCDVLEIDQIPCQLVPFPLLASPGDYLPDTEDLTADAAARQYWLDCFGAALDKVVERAIWSQRNSPDVHERAEKFRTKYKNRLLTLYRQPCAFGALTVHSLLDTREQCLNEFDFPDPYAELKQQENEEALKMFTRRIRELDKMESEQRQIALVRGMLAGNVFDWGAREVSDLMEKNLLGFDTAMDRLEARPWLKDDLDEWISRTKGPPYKLAVVFSHSFG